DNA from Pseudomonas mendocina:
TTGTCGACCGGCTTGGTCTGGGCGTTGCGCTGCACGCTGGTGGCGCGTACGTCCTGCTGCGCCGTCGGGGTCTGTTCGGCCTGGGTCGACTGGCGCAGTTCGCGGTTCTTTTGCGGGTGGCGGATAAGCATGCGCGAAGTCCCCTCAGGCCGCTTGGCGGTTCAGTACGCGTTTGAGGCGTGTCAGCAGGTTGCTGGGGGCGACCGTGGCGCGTTTGGGCGTGTGCCCGGTGGCCAGGTCGGCCAGATCCTGCAGGGCCAGTTGCAGCGCTGGCGCGGCGGCCAGATTGAGCGAGCCGGCGAGCAGGCTGCCGGCCAGCGAAGGGCCGGCGTAGGGCAGTTGCAGGTCGATGCGACGCTCGATGAAATCCTCGAACTGGCTGCGCTCGACCACACCGCCGTGGTTGCCTCGGGCGGCGTTGGCCACCAGCAGCAGGTGCTGACCCTCGCTTTCGTCGCCGATCTCGCGCAGCAGGCGGTGCAGATTGCGCGCGTCCTGCACGGTCAGGTCGGTGAGCAGGATGCGTGTCTGCGCGTGGGCCAGTACATCGAGGGTGCCGTGCGGGCGACCGGCCGGCAGATCCCAGATCACCTGGTTGAACATGTGGCAGAGGTTGGCGCCGAGAAACAGCAGGTGTTCGCTGCTGAAGTTCTGCTCGGGGCGCAGGGTCGGTGCCTGGGCCAGCAGGTGCAGGCGTTCGTTGATCTGGCCCATGGCACGTTGCAGCAGACGGCTGTCGATCTCACCGCTGCTCAGCGCACCGGCCAGGCCGGCGTCGCCTTCGTAACCCAGCAGCAGACTCTGATCGCCATTGTGGCGGTCGAAGTCGACCACGGCGGTGGCCATGTGCCGATCCTGCGAGAGAATCTGCGCCAGGCCGGCGACCACGGTGCTTACACCGCAGCCACCGGAAGCCCCGCTGATGGCGATGGTGCGGCCGCTGCGGGCGCCATGGCTGGTGGCATGGCCGGCACGGGCGCGGCCCAGGGTGGCCGCCAGCAGATCCAGCGGCACGGGCTTGATCAGGTAGTCGAACACGCCGCTGTGCAGCAGGGTGCGATACAAATCGACGTCCTGTTTGCTGCCGATCACCACGATGTGACAGGCCGGGTCGCAGACTTCACCCAGCTCGGCCAGCGACTGCAGCGGCATGGCGTCGCCGTCTATGTCGACGATCAGCACCTGTGGCGGCCGGTTGTCACGGCTCCAGGCGATGGCGGCGGCGATGCCGCCGGCGCGGGCCTGGCTGGCGTCCTGGCCGAGACGCAGCAGTTGTTCGCCAAAGCGCCCGGCTTCTTCGGCGTTGGCAGCGAACAGCATCAGGCTGGACGAGTCGTTGTTGAGCGTTTGCGTGGTGTCGTTCATGTCACGAGTCTCTTTGCTTCGGGGCCATATCCGCGTGTTCGGTCGGCTTCCGTAGGAGCGGCTTTAGCCGCGAAATCCTCGGCTGTAGCGCTTCGCGGCTGAAGCGGTACGCCGCCCGGCCGCTCATACAGTACAAGGTGTGCAACGGCTGACGCGGACATGGCTGTTCAGTCCTGGAAGTCGATGTCGAGCAGTTCGCGGACTTCGTCGTCGTGGTAACGGCCCACGGCGTTCACCGCATTGATGCCGTCGCCGCCATCCAGCGCCTGTGGGCGCACCAGATCACGTGGGTCGGAAACCATCGCGGCGAGGTTGGCACGGTTGGCGCAGCCCAGCGGACCGACGGCCTGGTAAGGCTTGACCGTCCAGGCTTGCTGATCGGCGATGGTGCAGTCCGGTACCTTGACCACCAGGGCTTCGGAGACCACCTGCAGATCCCATTCCTGGGCTTCTGGTGCTTCCAGGCGCGACGGCAGGACGATGACCTGTTCAGCCACAGCACCCTGTTCGCGTAACACGCCAGTCAGACGCTGGGCCAGGCGCTCGCCGGATGGCGTGTAGGGCTGCAGGGTCAGGGTCTGCTGGCGCAGGCGACCCTGCACACGCAGCAGGGTGTTGAGGTTGTCCAGTGATTCGGCCGTGAAGCTGCCGTTGCCGTTGGCCTTCAGCGAGGCAACCAGTGCTGAAGGGGCGACGGTTGGCGCCTGGGCGGTTTTATAGGGGGTGAAGCGGTGTTCGCGCATCTGGTTGAGCTGACGGTCGCAACCGACCAGCAGGACGGAGAGCGCCAGCAGGGAAAGCAGGGGACGAACGGGCATGACGATTCTCCTCAGAACAGATAGCCGGCGGTGGCCTGGGCGGGAATCATGTTGTCCAGGGCGCGGATGCCACGGCCTGGGGTCTGCAGGGCGCCGGCGGCGGTCGGCTCGACCACGTAGGCGGTGGCGATGATCACCAGCTCGCTGTCGCTCTGTTCGCTGGTTTCGGTCTCGAAGAAGCGGCCCAGCACGGGCAGGCTCTTCAGTCCCGGCACGCTGGTGACCTGCTGGTTGATGGTGCTGCGCAGCATGCCGGCGAGGGCGAAGCTCTGGCCGCTGGCGACTTCGACGGTGGTGTCGGCGCGGCGTACCTTGAAGGCCGGGATGGTGAAACCATCCAGTTGCACGGCACCGTCATCGGACAGGTCGCTGACTTCCGGAGCGACGTGCAGGCTGATGCGATTCGGCGACAGCAGGGTCGGGGTCATGCGCATGATCACGCCGTACTGCTTGTAATCGATGTTCACGCTGTTGTTGACGAAGGTGACGATGGGCACCTCGCCACCGGCGGCGAAACCGGCGGTCTCGCCGGACATGGCGGTCAGGTTGGGCTCGGCCAGGATGGTCGCCAGGCCGTCGTTGGACAGCGCGGTGAGCAGCGCCGAAACGCTGGAACGGCCACGTGTGCGGCCACCACCGAGGATCGGTCCGGTGGCGTCGGTCACGGTGTCGGTCAGGCGGTTGGTGGCGGCGTCGAAGATGCTGTTGCCGGTACGGAACAGCGCATTGCCTCGGTTGCTGGCGAAGGTCGCTTCCCAGTTCAGGCCCAGCGAGGTGGTCAGGCTGCGCGACACCTCGACGATGCGCACGCTGATATTGACCTGCGCGGACAGTTCGACCTTGAGCTGATTGATCACGCGCGGAGCCGGCTGGCCATTGCCGCCGCCCTGCGGTTGCGGACGCGCGCCGCTACCTTGGCTGGAGCTGGCGCCCAGCGTGGCTTCTACGCTGTCCATCACCTGCTTGGCTTGCTGCGGTGTGCGTACGCTGCCGCGCACGATCAGGCTGCTGCCCGATGGCACGAACTCGACCTTGGCGCCGGGGATCTGCTCGGCGATCTGCGTGCTCAGGCGGGTCAGGGCGGCGGTGTCCTGGCTGGAGACCAGGCGGATGGCGACCACCACTTCGTCATTGGCATCGAGGGCGTACAGCGTGGTGCTGCCTGGGGTCTTGGCGAAGACGAAGACACTGCCGGGCGAGGCCATCTGGAAGCTGGCGATGTTCGGGTTGGCCACCATCACGTTGGTGGCTTCGCGCGGCAGTTGCAGCAGTCGGCCTTGGTTGAGCATCAGTTGGATCGTCTCGGTTTCCTCGACTGTCCTCAGCTTGCCGCGCAACTGGCGTACTGCAGGCTTCTCGGGTTCTGCGCTCTGGCCCATTTGCGCGTAGTAGTCACGCGCGAAGGCCATGTCCAGATCGGGGTTGTAGGTGTCGGACTCGGCGACGGGCAGGTCTGCCTCATCCTGGGATTCGGCATGCGCCAGCTCCGGAGTGGCGAGCAGGCAGGCCAGCGGCAAGGCAAGGTGTTTGAGCGCGAACTTCATGTGTCGGTTTCTCTAGTTGGCAGAAGTGAGCTGAGCGTTCGGCCGCATCACTTGTAGTCGTCGAAATACACGTCGTTTCTGGCATCGCCGTGGAAGACCCTGGCCGATGGCGCTTTGTCGAAGGACTGCTTGGCTGGTGTGCTGGCGCTATAAACACTGGTGGTTTGCGCCAGGGTGGTGACCTTGCCGGTGCCGGGGCGCACCAGGCCGTCGCCAATGTCCTGGCTGCTGCGCAGAACCAGTTGCAAGGTGCCTATCTGGCTGGCCAGCGCGAGGCGCTCGGCATAGGCCGGCGGCACTTCCAGGGTGACGGTTTCTGCCCAGGGATTGGGGTAGGCGTCAGGGTTCTTCCTGCTCTTTTCAGTTTCTTCCGGGCGCTGTTGCAGGGGGCTGCGTACACGGTTGTTGAGCGACAGTACGCGAACGTTCTGCAGCAGGGTCTGTGCCGCCAGGCGTGGCACCGGAGATTGCGAAGTAGCCCCCAGTACCTGGCGGATCATGCGCTGGCGTTGCTCGGACGCTTCCCCTTCGGTGTGCCGGATCAGCACCTTCATCAGATCGCCGTTCTGGATGATGCCGGTATCTTGCTCATTCTCACGCTGGAGGTTGACCACCACGTCTACCCGATCACCCGAGGTCAGCATGCTGTACTGGCTGGCCGTCTGGCTGGTGGGCACGGTGATCGCGCGCATGCCGGGCGTGATCACCGTGGCGATGAAACCAGGCTCGTTGGGTTTGACCAGCAGGGCGCTGGTCAGCGGGGTGCCTGCCGCTACCGGGAGGCGTACGCCAGCGCCAGTCAGCTGGCTGGCGGCTTCGCTGCCGCGGGTGTAGTAGAGGCGCTCGTCGTAAGCATTGTCGCTGGCCTTCCATTCCACTGCGCTGGCGTCGATGAAATCACCTGGGCGCAGGTCACGGCTGGCGACCAGTACGGCTGGGTAGGTCGGCTTGGAGGCTTCGACAGGTTTCTCGACCACGGGCGGTGGTGGCGGTGGTGTCAGCAGTACACGGGCCAATAGGGCGGCGCTACCGGCGACCAACAGGGTGCCTGCCAGCAGAAGGGCGGAAGGGGTTTTCATGGCATGAACCGTGTTTAGGAATGAATGGGGACGAACAGGGTGTAGAACGCGCCGATGGCGATGGCCACGCCGTAGGGCAGGCCTTGCGGGCGCTGGTCGGTGAGCACGACGGGCACCGGAATGTTCAGTCGTGGAAACGCCGCGCCGAGTCGCTGCCAACGCAGGGCGAGGTACTGTTCTATCTGGTTCAGCAACGGCAGGCCCAGCGCCAGCAGCCCACCCGTGAGGGCGGTGACGATGAGGAAGGCCATCTGGTTGGTCTGGCACATCCACAGGCTGACGGCAGCCACCAGCTTGACGTCGCCAGCGCCGACCCGTCCCAGGTAGAACAGGCCGAAGCCGATGACCAGCACCAGGGCCGCACCAAGCAGTCCATAGATCACCTGATCGAACAGTTCGCTGCTGCTCATCTCGCCCCAGGGGCCGAGGCCGAGTACAGCGGTGATCGGCAACACCAGCCACAGGGCCAGCAACACCAGAATCAGCAGGTTGTGGATGCGCCGATAGAGCAGATCGGAGCCGACCACGAACAGCAGTGCGGGTAGCAGGGCGATGATGATGAAGGTGTTGTCCATACCGCGCTCCCGGCTGCTCTGCTTACTTGGCGGAGCCAGGGTTGTTGGTGTTGGTGATCTGGTCGGCGATGGAGGAGAAGCGCTCCTTCAGGGCGGTCACGAACACGCCGTCGGAGCCGAAGATGATGCCGATAGCGGCAGCCATGGCGGCTGCCAGGATGCCGTACTCGATGGCGGTAACGCCGCTTTCGTCGGCGAGGAAGTGCTTGATGCGATTGTACATGACGGCTCCGTCAGCTAGAGGGAAACAGAGTTATTGAGCAGGTGATATTAAGATTTGTTCTCAATTGCGAGGCAAGTGCGGCTTCATTAAGAATGCTTAAGGAAGAGCTGTTGCACCGTCTCGATTGCCCCTTTGTGGGCGCGAAGCTGCTGGCGATGTCTGCGCCAGGTTGAAGGCGGCCTCAAGGCATGATGCCGATCAGACAAGACGTAATGTCTGTCACGGATGGCCTTTGTAGGGTGCGCCGTGCGCACCGAAATGCCGGCGCCACCACCATTGGTGCGCACGGCCTAGGCGGCCCCGCGACACCCTGCGTAACCTCATCCTGACGCTTAACTGACTGGCATTAGCCTCAAGGCAGGCGTTTCTCCACGCCGATGGGCGCCGACTTGATCTCGAGGATGGCGCGCAGCCCGGGCTGATTGTCGGCCAGCACCAGGCGGCCGCCATGCAGGTCGCAGATCGCCCGCGTCAGGGTCAGGCCAAGGCCATTGCCGGGGATGTTGCCGCTGGTGTCGAGTCGGCTGAAACGCTCCATGGCCTTGGCGTTCAGCTCTCGTGGGATGCCCTTGCCACGGTCGGCCACGCTCATCGTTTGGCGATCACGCACCGAGCCGGCGGCCAGCACGATGGGCGAGCCGCTCGGCGAATACTTCAGGGCGTTGTCCACCAGGTTCGCCAGGGCCTGGAACAGTAGCGCCGCGTCGCCGTAGATGCAGTGCTCCGGTGCGCACTCGATCAGCAGCGGGCATTCGCGCTCCTCGGCCATCGGCAGGTAGTACTCGCGCACGTCTTCCAGCAGCCGGCGCGCCTTGATCGCTTCGAAGTGGTGGGCACAGCGCCCGGTCTCGACCTCGCCGACGCGCATCACCGCGCGGAACAGGCTCTGGATGCGTTCGCTGTCCTGCACGGCGCGCAGCAGTTCATCGCGGGATTCGCCTTCGAGTTTTTCCGAGACGCTGAGCAGGCGGCTCTGCAGGCGCGTCAGCGGCGTGCGCAGTTCATGGGCGATGTGGCTGGTGACGGTTTTCACCTCTTCCATCAAGCGGTCGATGCGCTGCAGGCTGAGGTTGATCTCGCCGCCGAGTTGGTCGAATTCGTCGCCGTCGCGTGCGCTCGGTGCACGGGCACTGTGATCGCCGCTGGCGTAGCGAAACAGCGCATCGTGGATCAGGTTGATGCGTGCCAGGTTACGACGGCTGAATGGCAGGCTGATCAGCAGGATCAACAGCAGCACCAGGAGCAGGCCGGCGCCGGCTATCAGCGGAATGATGCGGGTGCGCTCGAGCATCGGGCGCAGATCGTAGGCGCTGAAATAGCGACCACCGTCAGCCAGTGGCACCAGCAGACCGAGAATCTCGGTCTCGTTGCCTTCGACGTCTCTGAGCGTCGCGTGACGCCAGTTGCCGTTGCATTCGCCCTGGCAGGCCAGGCCGGGGAGTAGCTGCCTGTCGCCATACAGTGGGCGGCCCATGTCATCGACGACGATCGCGTGGCGTTCCTTGCGGTTCTCGAAGGGCTCGCGGTACTTCAGCGCCGCGACCACGTGCTCGGCGCGCAGCAGGCGACCATGTAACTGCTGCGAGCGCACATCGTTGAGGATCATGTCGCGCACATGGCTGCGCATGACCAGTTCCAGCAGGTGGTTGCTGAAAATGATCGATGTCAGCGCGATGAGCAGACAGATGAAAGCGATGGTCGAGGCTTGGCGGAAGTTGCTGGTGGCGAAGAGTTGCTTGAGGCTGAACACGTTAACCAAGGACATAGCCTATCGCGCGGATGGTGCGGATCATTTGCCGCTGGAAGCCCTTGTCGATCTTGTTGCGCAGCTTGGACAGGTGCACGTCGATCAGGTTGGTCTGCGGATCGAAGTGGTAGCCCCATACGCGTTCCAGCAGCATGCTGCGGGTCACCGTCTGGCCCTGGTGCTCGGCGAGTACCTGGAGCAGTTTGAACTCCTTGTCGGTCAGGTCGATGCGCTGCTGGCCGCGCATCACCGTACGGCGGGCGAGGTCGATCTGCAGGTCTTCGATGTGCAGGATTTCATCCTGCGCGCTGCTCTGGTGGCGTCGCGCAAGCAGCTCCAGGCGTAGCAGCAGCTCGGTGAAATCGAACGGTTTGCCGAGGTAGTCGTCGGCGCCGGCGCGCAGGCCTTCGACGCGGTCGCTGGTCTGGTCGTTGGCGGAAAGAATCAGGATCGGCGGACGCGGGCGGCCATGCAGACGGGTCAACACTTCGATGCCATCCATTTTCGGCAGCACACGATCGAGAATGACCACGTCGAATGCCTCGCTCTCGATCATGCTCAGCGCCCCTTCGCCATTGTCGGCCAGGCGGTAGTTGTGGCCACAAGCGTGCAGCTTGCTTCCGAGCCAGTGACTGACAGAGGGATCGTCTTCCACCACCAGTACGCGCATCGTGCTGATCCTTGATTCGATTGGGAGGGGGGGAGGGCGTCCAGCATTCTTGGGTATCTGCTGCCGGGCGTTGAGTTAAGAATTATTAAACAAAATGAGAATGAATATCAATTGGTTTTGTGACAATGTGCCATCTCTGGCACAAGCTTTTGATATTCAAGACGAAAAGAGGAAGAGGCAGGAGTTGCCGTCTGTGCGGCAACTTAGAGAAGTGGTGAGCTTGTCAGGACCTTATTCCAGCAGTGCCAGCAGGCGTTCGCCGAACACCTCGGGTCTGCCTTCGAACAGACGCTGCAACGGTTCTCCATCCGCCAGATAACCGTAAAGTCGCTGGCGTTCGGCGAAGTTACCGGCCAGGCGTGCGGCGGCAGCGATGTAGCCTTCGACGCTGTCGGCGATCAGCCAGTCGGGCAGGCCGGCGCGACGCAGCAGCCCTTCGTCGATGTGCTCGAACACCTCCGCACCGGTCTTGCACACACCCGGCAGGCCGACGGTCAACGCATCGATGATGCCGTTGGTGTTGCCGAACGGAAACGGGCTGAGGAACAGGTCGCAACGGCTGAAGGCGCTCAGGTACTGCTGATAAGGCTGGTGCGGGTAGATTCGCGCGTCGGGCAGGTAGCGTCGGATCAGGCGCTCCAACTGCGGGTAGAGCAGACCCTGCGCCTGGCCGATGAGAAAATGAAAGCGCACCTGCTTGCCGTAGTGGCGCTGGGTGAGCTGGGCGATCTGCTGGCAGGCCTGCAGAAAGCCTGGGTTTAGCTTCATGGTGGTGGCGGCGATGGCGATGGCCACCTCGTCAGCGTCAGCACGCTCGGACAGTGAGAGTTCCACAGGGATGGCCGAGGGGCGGTAGGGCTGGCCGTCGCTGGGCAGCAGAAGCAGTTGCTCATCGAAACAGGCCGGATCACCGACGAAATCCTCCTCCACGCTGATGCAGTCGATATGCCGTGAGCCGGTGGTCGCCGGATGGCCCAGGGCAGCTACCTGCAAGGGCGCAAGGCGCAGGTTGGCGACGAACAGGGTGAGCGGGAACATGCCTACGCTGGGCATGTACAGCACCTGCGGTTGCAGCTCGGCGGCCAGTTCACGTACCTGGCGTACGCAGGTCAGCAGATCGTTCGGCGCGTTCAGCTCGGTGAACGTGTCGAACACCGCGCGTCCCAGATCGTCGACGTTGCTGGCATAGCCTACTGCATGCAGTTCGAAGTGCTGCCGAGCGGCTTCGAGCGTTCTGGAGTGGGTGCGGTAGATCGAATGGCCACCGGAGAACCACTCCAGCACCACCAGCATCTTGCGCTTGCCGGCGGTGGGCGGGGGCGTGGTCATCGGCAGCGAGTCGATGCCGTTGTGCGCCAGTTTGCGCTCCACCAGGCGGCAGATGGAGCGCTTGATGCGATGGCGCTGCGGCAGGTCGGCGTAGCTGCAGTGCATGTATACGTCATGGATGATCGCCACCGGCAACTGATCCAGGCTGTCGAGGCTGTCCAGTCGTTCCGGCAGCCAGGCCAGCAGCGCCTCACGCTTGGAGTGTGCGGCGGGGGTTCCGAGAAAGCGCGGCGACAGCAGCGCCATGCACAGCGCCACGGTCAGGTTGCGGTTCTGCTGCCAGAGCAGTTCCACGTCCAGTGGCAGCTGCGACTCGGACGAATAGAGCACGCAGAACTTCACCAGCTCCGTCGGAGCCACTTCGAACCGGCCGTCTTCACCGCAATACAGGTTGAGCGCGCGCAGGATATGGTCGGCGTTGACGAAGGCGCTGGCAGCGAACAGTGAGGACAGCCAGCGCTGGAAGTTGATCAATTGCTCGAAGCCGGTGGGACTGATCTGGAAACCAGGGTCGGAGAACAGCGTGGTGATGGCGCTGGTGACACGCGTCAGCACATGGGCTTCGAGATCCGTCGCTGAAATCGCCGGTGATACCGAGAGCACGAACTGGCCGGACAGCTTGCCGTAGTGGCGGTCGATGATCAGCAGCAGGCGGATCAGCTCGCGTGCGGCCGCCTCGTGCTGGCGCGAGTAGCAGAGCTGCTCGAAGTGTTCGAGGGAGAACGTCTCGTCGGTCATGGCCTGGCCTTGTACGCATGGGGCGGGCGCGACGTGGGTGGCGTCGCGCCGCGCTTGTTCAGTTTTCGCTCGGTGCCGATACCTGCAACTGCGACAGATCGAGATCGATCAGATCGATACGCGGCGCCAGCGGTGTCTGCCGGTAGTCAGGATACAGAACCTGGCTCCAGGCGCTGCCGGCGATCTGCTGTTGCAGATGGCTACGCGTCGCCTCGCCATCGCTGCCGAGGATGCTGGCATTTATCAGCCCGCCGAGGCGATAGACCACCGCGCCACTGCCACTGGCACCGATGCTGGTGTTGTCGCTGTCGTGGGCGATGTAGGTGCCGCCAGGCGCTTGGGCGTCGATCAGCAGGATGCCGTTCTGGACACCGAGGCGGTTGTTGCCGCCGACGAAGTTCAGCGCCGTGCCGCCGCGGCTGAAGGCTTCCAGGGTCAGGTTGCCGCCTGCGCCGGTAAGCAGGCTGTTGCTGCCGCTGCTGGTGCCGTTGAAGGTGATGCCGCTGGCGCCGTTTTCACCACGGCCGCTGACCTTGATGTCACCACTGGCAGAGTTCAGCGAGATGCTGTTCGAGCCGCTGCGTATGAACACCCCGCTGGCCTCGCTGCTGCCATCAGTGCGGCCGTTGAGGCTGATGTCACCGCTGTTGCTGGCGATGGTCACCGAGCTGCCATTGCTGGAGGGGTAGAAATGGATGCCGTTGCCCGTCCGCGAATAGCCGTCGAGGCTGATCGAGCCGCTGCCGGTTGCACGCAATTCGGTTTGCCCGGTGAGCACGCTGAGGCCGTTGGCATTGTTGGCCTGGCCAGTGATGCTGAGTCTGCCGTTTTCCACGCTGAGCAGGTTGTTGCCGTTGCTGTAGAAGTCTACGCCATCGCCCGAGCCGGTCGAACGGCCGACCAGGGTGACGTTGCCGTTGCCGGTGGTCTGGATGATGTTGGTTACGCTGAGCAGGGCGATGCCGTGATCCAGCTCGCTGGTGTCGGGTGAATGGAAGTGGCCGTCGAGCAGGATGTTGCCGCCCTGCGAGGCGATGCGGTTGGTCGAGGCCTGGCCGCTGCCGCCGAGGGCGATGGCGTCGGAGGTGCCCACGCTGTCACCGCGCAGGGTGATGTCACCGGTCTGGGTGGTGATGCTGACGCCCTGCGAGCTGCCGGTGGAGTTGAGGAAGATGCCGTAGCCTCCGAAGCTGCTGGTGCTGTTGCCGCTGATCGAGAGGTCGCCGCTGGTGGTCGACAGTTCGATAGCGGCGCCGCTGCCGGAGGGCGCGAGATCCACGCCGCGACCGGAGATGCTGTTGCCTTCCAGGGTCAGGTTGCCGCTCTGGGTGCCGACGCGAATGGCAGAGTTGCTGCCGCTGGCATCCACAAACAGCGCACGGAACGAGCCGCTGCCGGTATTGATCACGCTGTTGTCGGCGGCCAGGCGCACATTGCCTGTGGTGCTGGCGATATCGATGCGGCTGCCGCTGCCGGAGGTGATCAGGCCCAGCGAAGGCGTGGTGCCGCCGGAGCTGTTGCCTTCGACGGTGATATCGCCGTCGCTGATCAGGTTGATTGAGGCGCCGGCGCCGGTGACGTTGAGCACCGTGCCGTAGCTGCCGCCACTGTCGCCGGCCAGCACGATGTTGCCCGCGTTGCTGGCCGTGAGATTGATCGCGCCATCGCCTGCGGCTGCCAGGTACAGCGCGCGGCCACTCTGGCTGTTGGCCTTGACCGTCAGGGTGCCGCTGCCGACACCGATGTTCTGCGTCGAGCTGCTGGCGGTGGAGCAGATCAGCACGCCGAAGCCGGAGACGGCATTGCCACTGAGGGTGACGTTACCCGAGCCGCTGGCGGCGATGGTGTTGCTGGTGCTGAACAGGCGCGTGCCGTTGCCCGAGCCCAGGTTGTCGGCGCTGATGTCGATGGAACCGGCACCCTCGGTCAGCAGGTTGCTGCCGCCATGCAGGATGAACGCATCGCCCGTGCCGCTGCTGCTGGCCTGCACGGCGGTGATGTTGATATCGCCGCCACCGGCATCGAGGGTGCTGGCGGAGATGTTCATCGCGGTGGCGCTGGAGCCGGCTGCAAGGCTGGCCGAGGTGGCGCCGCGAATGGTGATGTCGCCGCCGTTGGTGTCGATCAGGCTGGAGCGGATGGACACGCCGGTGCCGCTGCTGACGTTGGTGCTGGCGAACGAGCCGCTAGGGTTGACCGCACCGCTGATGGTCAGATCACCGCCGTTGGTGCGGATGGTGGCGTTGTTCAGCGCCACCGAGCCGTTGCCGCTGTTGTTGAAGTTCGACAGCAGTGACACGTTCAGCGTGGCGCCGTCGGCGTGGGTGATGCTGGTGCCGGTCATGTTGATGTTGCGGTGGGCGACCAGCGTCAGGCTGGCGTTGCCCTGCGCCTGAACGTTGTCCAGCACGTTTATGTCGCCGGAGGTGCCGGGGCCGGAGGAGGTCTGCACGATGATGTTGGCGCCCTCGCTCAGCGAGGCGTTGAGCGTGGCCGAGCTGAGGGTCGAGCTGGCGCCGGCGTTCGGGGTGAACGGGCTTTCGCTGGAGGTACCGGAGCTGGCACCGCTGGTGATGTTGATGTTGTAAGGGTCGAGCAGCCAGGTGCCGCCCTTGCCGGAGGCCGCGCTGAGGTCGACGCGACCGCTGACGTCCAGTGCATGCGCCGAGGTTTCCACCAGACCACCCTTGCCACCTTCACCACCACCGATGACGCTGATATTGCCGTGGAACTGGGTGCTGTCGGTGGCCCAGAGAATGACCTTGCCACCGTCGCCGCTGCTAAGCGCGTCGGCATCGATACGCGCGTCCTTGCCCATGTGGGTGGCGCTGGCGTGTTGCAACGGGCCCGTGCCCTGGTAGTCGCCACCGAGCAGCACGGTGCCGCCGCCGGCATCGCCGCTTGCGTCGATACGCGCAGCATCGAACAGGCCGACGTATTCGCCGGTCATGGTCACTTCGCCGCCGCGTTCGCCGGCATTGCGGCCAGAAACGTCGAGCACGCCGCTGCTGGCCACCAC
Protein-coding regions in this window:
- a CDS encoding filamentous hemagglutinin N-terminal domain-containing protein is translated as MNNKNARRGRRPQQPSLKPLSYAVLCVMHGLMPLNAMALDSNALPSNGQITAGSGSISQSGNVLDVNQNSQKLIATWDTFNVGRDATVNFHQPGASSVALNRVLSSDASQIMGQINANGQVYLINPTGVLFGSSAAVNVGGLVASALDIADNDFMAGRLQFDGKGAGGAVINQGTIRAADGGSVALLGAQVRNEGTVVAKMGSVVLGGGEKITLDYHGDGLINMQVDEAVIDASVVNQGLLQANGGTVIMSARASDAMLSKVVNNEGVIEASSLQQRNGRIVLDGGDSGVVASSGVLDVSGRNAGERGGEVTMTGEYVGLFDAARIDASGDAGGGTVLLGGDYQGTGPLQHASATHMGKDARIDADALSSGDGGKVILWATDSTQFHGNISVIGGGEGGKGGLVETSAHALDVSGRVDLSAASGKGGTWLLDPYNINITSGASSGTSSESPFTPNAGASSTLSSATLNASLSEGANIIVQTSSGPGTSGDINVLDNVQAQGNASLTLVAHRNINMTGTSITHADGATLNVSLLSNFNNSGNGSVALNNATIRTNGGDLTISGAVNPSGSFASTNVSSGTGVSIRSSLIDTNGGDITIRGATSASLAAGSSATAMNISASTLDAGGGDINITAVQASSSGTGDAFILHGGSNLLTEGAGSIDISADNLGSGNGTRLFSTSNTIAASGSGNVTLSGNAVSGFGVLICSTASSSTQNIGVGSGTLTVKANSQSGRALYLAAAGDGAINLTASNAGNIVLAGDSGGSYGTVLNVTGAGASINLISDGDITVEGNSSGGTTPSLGLITSGSGSRIDIASTTGNVRLAADNSVINTGSGSFRALFVDASGSNSAIRVGTQSGNLTLEGNSISGRGVDLAPSGSGAAIELSTTSGDLSISGNSTSSFGGYGIFLNSTGSSQGVSITTQTGDITLRGDSVGTSDAIALGGSGQASTNRIASQGGNILLDGHFHSPDTSELDHGIALLSVTNIIQTTGNGNVTLVGRSTGSGDGVDFYSNGNNLLSVENGRLSITGQANNANGLSVLTGQTELRATGSGSISLDGYSRTGNGIHFYPSSNGSSVTIASNSGDISLNGRTDGSSEASGVFIRSGSNSISLNSASGDIKVSGRGENGASGITFNGTSSGSNSLLTGAGGNLTLEAFSRGGTALNFVGGNNRLGVQNGILLIDAQAPGGTYIAHDSDNTSIGASGSGAVVYRLGGLINASILGSDGEATRSHLQQQIAGSAWSQVLYPDYRQTPLAPRIDLIDLDLSQLQVSAPSEN
- a CDS encoding peptide transporter translates to MTDETFSLEHFEQLCYSRQHEAAARELIRLLLIIDRHYGKLSGQFVLSVSPAISATDLEAHVLTRVTSAITTLFSDPGFQISPTGFEQLINFQRWLSSLFAASAFVNADHILRALNLYCGEDGRFEVAPTELVKFCVLYSSESQLPLDVELLWQQNRNLTVALCMALLSPRFLGTPAAHSKREALLAWLPERLDSLDSLDQLPVAIIHDVYMHCSYADLPQRHRIKRSICRLVERKLAHNGIDSLPMTTPPPTAGKRKMLVVLEWFSGGHSIYRTHSRTLEAARQHFELHAVGYASNVDDLGRAVFDTFTELNAPNDLLTCVRQVRELAAELQPQVLYMPSVGMFPLTLFVANLRLAPLQVAALGHPATTGSRHIDCISVEEDFVGDPACFDEQLLLLPSDGQPYRPSAIPVELSLSERADADEVAIAIAATTMKLNPGFLQACQQIAQLTQRHYGKQVRFHFLIGQAQGLLYPQLERLIRRYLPDARIYPHQPYQQYLSAFSRCDLFLSPFPFGNTNGIIDALTVGLPGVCKTGAEVFEHIDEGLLRRAGLPDWLIADSVEGYIAAAARLAGNFAERQRLYGYLADGEPLQRLFEGRPEVFGERLLALLE